One window of the Lytechinus variegatus isolate NC3 chromosome 3, Lvar_3.0, whole genome shotgun sequence genome contains the following:
- the LOC121410933 gene encoding glucose-6-phosphatase 2-like, with the protein MDQIQRAEITLLQNLQETFPDHETLILAISRFGAPKNAFLLCFPIAFCVFGARSGLQILWVAVISEWLNAVLKWLMMGQRPYWWVMESPVYMGEERPFLKQFKITCETGPGCPSGHAMVTTAVWFVFVSSLNEMILSEVKNSRNAKMATRITWTLYGIGSVLVCVSRVYTATHFPHQVILGSVTGVLLASVIRQYPVENYGFGSYFLLGLFFLVSIFIEYYLISLVGLDPAWSFKLALKRCVYREWVHMDTTLFYAISRDVGAFVFAGMICSCLTVNYERTRGQYVMKMTATLLTIAAALVIDTMYVPRRYIALFYILGAFKSGLVSVSTVALNQIVSSFSRQNPNL; encoded by the exons ATGGATCAAATTCAGCGTGCAGAAATCACCCTTCTTCAAAATTTGCAAGAAACATTTCCTGATCATGAGACGTTGATATTAGCCATATCTCGTTTTGGAGCTCCTAAAAATGCATTTCTTCTGTGTTTTCCAATTGCATTTTGTGTTTTCGGCGCCAGGTCTGGATTGCAGATTTTGTGGGTTGCTGTGATATCAGAATGGTTGAATGCTGTTTTGAAATG GTTGATGATGGGACAGCGCCCCTATTGGTGGGTTATGGAGAGTCCTGTTTATATGGGTGAAGAGCGTCCTTTCCTGAAACAGTTTAAGATAACATGTGAAACAGGGCCAG GCTGTCCTTCAGGTCATGCCATGGTTACAACAGCTGTATGGTTTGTCTTTGTGTCATCTCTCAATGAAATGATCCTGTCTGAAGTCAAGAATTCTCGCAATGCCAAGATGGCAACAAGGATCACATGGACTCTGTATGGCATTGGTTCAGTGTTGGTTTGTGTTTCTAGAGTCTACACTGCGACTCATTTCCCTCATCAAGTCATCCTGGGAAGTGTAACTG GAGTGTTACTGGCATCAGTAATCAGACAGTACCCTGTGGAAAACTATGGTTTTGGGTCGTACTTCCTGCTGGGATTATTCTTCTTAGTGTCAATCTTTATAGAATATTACCTGATAAGTCTCGTCGGTCTTGATCCAGCCTGGTCTTTTAAACTTGCCTTGAAAAGGTGTGTTTATCGGGAATGGGTCCACATGGACACCACACTCTTCTATGCCATTTCCAGGGACGTTGGTGCTTTCGTCTTTGCAGGAATGATCTGCAGTTGCTTGACAGTAAACTATGAGCGCACGAGGGGGCAGTATGTGATGAAAATGACTGCAACTCTTTTGACTATAGCTGCTGCGTTGGTCATAGATACCATGTATGTTCCTAGAAGATATATTGCATTGTTTTACATATTAGGTGCATTCAAATCTGGATTAGTGTCGGTCAGTACTGTAGCACTCAACCAAATTGTATCCAGTTTCAGTCGTCAGAACCCGAACTTATGA